The genomic window CTGCTCGTCGGTGAGGCGAGCTTCGTGCAACTCGCGCGCGAACACGGCTGGCGATTCCGCGCCGACGCGCTGACGTGCGTCGGCCGCTGGATCACGCCGCCATTCGCGCCGGTGCGCTTCGAGTCGCCGTACTTCCTCGCGCGCATGCCCGCGGGTCAGCACGCCGACATCCGCGTGGGTGAGCTGGTCGAGGGCGACTGGATCACCCCGGTCGAAGCACTGGGGCGCTGGCAGAGAGGCGACGAGACGTTCGCCGCCCCGATCCTCTACACGCTGGTCGCACTCGCTCACGGCGACGCCGGTATCGAGGAGTTGATCGCGGAGAGCGCCGAGACCATGGAGCGTCCGGTCCAGCGCATCGAGCTCAAGTGGGGCATCGTCATGGTGCCGCAGCTCACGCGTCCGCTGCCGCCCGCGACCCACACCAACGCGTACCTGATCGGCGAGCCCGAGATGGCGCTGGTCGATCCCGGCAGCGACGATCCCGAGTCGTTGCGGCAGTTGTTCGCGGTGATCGATGCGCTGGTGCAGGACCGGCGCAAGCTCAAGCTGGTGGTGCTCACGCACCATCACCCCGATCACATTGCCGGACTCGCCGCGGTGCGCCAGCGCTTCAAGGTGCCCGTGTTCGCGCACGCCGAGACCGCGCGTCACTTGAAGGTCGACGCGCTCGTGAAGGACAGCGAAGTGATTCCGCTGTTGCCCGGCGTCGGCGGTGACTGGAACCTCGAAGTGCTGCACACGCCGGGTCACACCCGCGGACACATCAGTCTGTTCCACCGCCGCACCGGCTCGCTGCTGACCGGCGATCACATTCCGGGCGGCAAGGGCACCGTGATCATCGATCCGCCCGAAGGTGACATGGGCGACTACCTGCGATCGCTCGAGCGACTTCGTGCACTGCCGGTCACCACACTGTTCCCGGGACACGGCGGACCGCACGGCGCGGCACAGCTACGCATTCGTCAGTTGATCGAGCACCGCCTCGAGCGCGAGCGCAAAGTGTTCGCCTCCCTCGAAGCGCTCACGCAGGACTCGGGCGCCACGCTGTCAGAGCTGGTCGAAGTCGCCTACGCCGACACGCCCCGCGAGCTCTGGAGCTACGCCGAGCGCTCGTTGCTCGCGCATCTGCTCAAGCTCGAGCAGGACGGACGTGCGCGCCATGCGGACGATCAGTGGCGACTCGCGGCCGCGCAGGTGCCAGCGCCCGCGAAGTTGGTCGAAGACTCGCCCGCGTCGGCGCGCGCCACCCGCCGCCGCAAGTGAACTTCTCGATCGCGGGAGCGGTGTGCTCGTCGGTGCTGTTCGGCGCCGCCGACCTGGTCGGAGGGCTCGCCGCGCGCCGCGATCGGGCGATGCGCGTCACGTTCTTCTCGGGACTGGGTGCCATCGCGGTGCTGCTCGTCGCGTTGCCATTCTCGCATGGAACCCCGACGCAGTCCGACTATTTGTGGGCGCTCGCGGCCGGAGTGTGTGGGGCGGCCGGCGCCACACTCATCTACAAGTCGTTC from Candidatus Eisenbacteria bacterium includes these protein-coding regions:
- a CDS encoding MBL fold metallo-hydrolase gives rise to the protein MNAPGAPLATRHRAAAVVVLVRGAAHLLETFWVKRADTLSFMPGFRAFIGGSVDAEDAELVVEGAEGTDALERACAIRETFEEAGVLIGVANPGTLEQLAEARTRLLVGEASFVQLAREHGWRFRADALTCVGRWITPPFAPVRFESPYFLARMPAGQHADIRVGELVEGDWITPVEALGRWQRGDETFAAPILYTLVALAHGDAGIEELIAESAETMERPVQRIELKWGIVMVPQLTRPLPPATHTNAYLIGEPEMALVDPGSDDPESLRQLFAVIDALVQDRRKLKLVVLTHHHPDHIAGLAAVRQRFKVPVFAHAETARHLKVDALVKDSEVIPLLPGVGGDWNLEVLHTPGHTRGHISLFHRRTGSLLTGDHIPGGKGTVIIDPPEGDMGDYLRSLERLRALPVTTLFPGHGGPHGAAQLRIRQLIEHRLERERKVFASLEALTQDSGATLSELVEVAYADTPRELWSYAERSLLAHLLKLEQDGRARHADDQWRLAAAQVPAPAKLVEDSPASARATRRRK